Proteins from one Gemmatimonadaceae bacterium genomic window:
- a CDS encoding type II secretion system F family protein: protein MPHFWYEALTSTGQVEKATMAATSEEDLAERLRENGAYLVRSRPAEKPAPARKADGKVPRKQLLALIEYMAGSAQVGLPIMTTLTDVEPRLESKLLRKIVAEMRDTMSLEGKSLSEAMREHPKAFDSFYVSTVEAGEASGQLDFVLEQLVKHLDWQEALGSQIRQAVTYPIIIVVAIIGLLLVLVGFVFPRLIPILTSRAVELPLATRLVIGASEVIRDFWLVGVAAAVGAALLLAVARRQEDIATAIDAAVLRVPLFGELILQINMARLVTYLSLFYRTGLDIILSLKLTANMVRNRAIARAIDGVREGVTGGESLGIAFGASPLFPPIVLRSITLGEVTGHLDDALQRTSVYYEREVPAAVKRMVTGLQPLLIVFMGGGFCSLRSRSSSPSSASTIPSAGDEQAFRAAVRSADRSRSRVRDRVCAAGRRRRDHEPHERRAQHAERRGSERCPRGADPAGGGTG from the coding sequence TTGCCGCATTTCTGGTACGAAGCCCTGACCTCGACCGGCCAGGTCGAGAAGGCAACGATGGCGGCGACGAGCGAGGAGGATCTCGCCGAGCGCCTCCGGGAGAACGGCGCGTATCTCGTGCGCAGCCGTCCCGCGGAAAAGCCGGCGCCGGCCAGGAAGGCGGACGGCAAGGTGCCGCGCAAGCAGCTGCTCGCGCTCATCGAGTACATGGCCGGATCCGCGCAAGTCGGCTTGCCGATCATGACGACGCTGACCGACGTCGAGCCCCGGCTGGAATCCAAGCTGTTGCGGAAGATCGTCGCGGAGATGCGCGACACGATGTCGCTCGAGGGAAAGAGCCTCTCGGAGGCGATGCGCGAGCACCCGAAGGCCTTCGATTCGTTCTACGTGAGCACCGTCGAGGCGGGCGAGGCGAGCGGACAGCTCGACTTCGTCCTGGAACAGCTCGTGAAGCACCTGGACTGGCAGGAAGCCCTCGGATCGCAGATCCGGCAAGCCGTCACGTATCCGATCATCATCGTGGTGGCGATCATCGGCCTGCTGCTCGTGCTCGTGGGATTCGTCTTTCCGCGTCTGATTCCGATTCTTACCTCGCGAGCCGTGGAGCTTCCGCTCGCTACGAGGCTCGTCATCGGCGCGTCCGAGGTCATCCGCGACTTCTGGCTGGTCGGAGTGGCGGCGGCGGTCGGCGCGGCGCTGCTTCTCGCGGTCGCGCGCCGGCAGGAGGACATCGCGACCGCGATCGACGCGGCGGTGCTGCGCGTGCCTCTCTTCGGCGAGCTCATCCTCCAGATCAACATGGCCCGGCTCGTCACGTACCTCTCGCTCTTTTACAGGACCGGATTAGACATCATCCTGTCGCTCAAGCTGACCGCCAATATGGTGCGGAACCGGGCTATCGCGCGCGCGATCGACGGCGTGCGCGAGGGAGTCACCGGCGGCGAGTCCCTCGGCATCGCGTTCGGAGCGTCGCCGCTGTTCCCACCCATAGTGCTGCGGAGCATCACGCTCGGGGAGGTCACCGGCCACCTGGACGACGCCCTCCAGCGCACGTCTGTCTACTACGAGCGTGAAGTACCCGCCGCGGTGAAGCGGATGGTCACGGGATTGCAGCCGCTGCTCATCGTGTTCATGGGGGGGGGGTTCTGCTCGTTGCGCTCGCGATCATCCTCCCCATCCTCGGCATCTACGATTCCATCGGCCGGCGATGAACAAGCCTTCCGCGCGGCGGTTCGGAGCGCTGATAGGTCCCGATCGCGTGTACGTGATCGAGTATGTGCGGCAGGCCGCCGGCGTCGAGATCATGAACCACATGAGCGTCGCGCGCAGCATGCCGAGCGTCGAGGAAGCGAGCGATGCCCTCGTGGAGCTGATCCGGCCGGCGGCGGGACGGGATAA